The proteins below come from a single Methanolobus chelungpuianus genomic window:
- a CDS encoding tyrosine-type recombinase/integrase, whose translation MTRNVDDIHSLDNAFEHAMDRFNRAEIEPADREKLEAFFRALRREGLAKNTVTWYVNYTTRMYQTLKTIGYDKPLQDFDHEDLERLLFYVEDVKKLSAGSLWNYKKLIKKLMRWMHNDEPPKWVRDLKLNKEDSPVQPSDLLTQKEFDTLLEACRHPRDKAVIAVLADSGMRIGALASCRIKNVEFNQYGAIIYISKTSKSKKTTPAKGIPITWSTGYLNQWLAIHPLKDDPEAPLWVTRDKNMEPLSYKSMRKTIVDIGAKAGIKKRVNPHSFRHLAITHWILDGYNEQEIKHRAGWSKGSSQMFKIYGNFTDQEINDRIFEKCGLKTEDKRHVTLKKCPRCSNVLKPDDRFCSQCSLVLDRQALDEIGKYEAKLPDILQLVLQNNKARQMLAELKR comes from the coding sequence ATGACTCGCAATGTAGATGATATTCACAGTCTGGACAATGCTTTTGAGCATGCCATGGATAGGTTTAACCGGGCAGAGATCGAGCCTGCAGACCGGGAGAAGCTTGAAGCCTTTTTTAGAGCTCTCCGGAGGGAAGGCCTCGCCAAGAATACAGTTACTTGGTATGTAAACTATACCACACGGATGTACCAGACTCTTAAGACAATAGGCTATGACAAGCCCCTTCAGGACTTCGACCATGAAGACCTTGAGAGACTGCTGTTCTATGTGGAGGACGTTAAGAAGCTCTCTGCAGGAAGCCTGTGGAACTACAAGAAGCTCATCAAGAAGCTCATGAGATGGATGCATAATGACGAACCTCCCAAGTGGGTAAGAGACCTCAAGCTTAACAAGGAAGATTCCCCTGTACAACCCTCTGATCTCCTCACACAGAAGGAATTTGACACCCTCCTGGAGGCGTGCAGGCACCCCCGAGATAAGGCCGTTATTGCTGTCCTGGCTGACTCTGGCATGCGTATAGGTGCCTTGGCGTCCTGCAGGATAAAGAATGTCGAGTTCAACCAATATGGGGCTATAATCTACATCTCCAAGACATCAAAGTCAAAGAAGACCACACCGGCCAAGGGTATCCCCATCACATGGTCTACAGGATACCTTAACCAATGGTTGGCCATACATCCCCTCAAGGACGATCCGGAAGCCCCTCTGTGGGTTACAAGGGACAAGAACATGGAACCATTAAGCTACAAGTCCATGAGGAAGACAATTGTGGATATTGGGGCTAAGGCAGGCATTAAGAAGAGGGTGAACCCTCACAGCTTCAGGCACCTTGCGATTACTCACTGGATCCTGGACGGCTACAACGAGCAGGAAATAAAGCACCGGGCCGGATGGTCCAAAGGATCCTCACAGATGTTCAAGATATATGGTAATTTTACAGACCAAGAGATTAATGACCGCATCTTCGAGAAGTGTGGTCTTAAGACCGAAGATAAGCGTCACGTGACTCTTAAAAAGTGTCCTAGGTGCAGTAATGTACTCAAGCCAGATGATAGATTCTGTTCACAATGCTCCCTTGTCCTTGATCGTCAGGCACTTGATGAGATAGGGAAATATGAGGCAAAATTACCTGATATATTGCAGTTGGTTTTGCAGAATAATAAAGCTCGTCAAATGCTGGCGGAACTCAAACGCTGA